A segment of the Dermacentor andersoni chromosome 5, qqDerAnde1_hic_scaffold, whole genome shotgun sequence genome:
GTAAACAAGGAAAGTCATGAGCCATGCAATCGAGAACAGTAACCGGTCGCTGCAGCAGCTTCTCCGCAGCACTCGCCAACCCGTATGGGTCACGTGAAAATGCCGTCACACGCTCAGTTTCCaattccagtaccagcaaatctcatGGCTTGTCGCATGCTGCATTCACAGCTTTGTTACCGACCCTATCGCAATAGGAATCTTCCTCTGTCTGCTTGACAGTGCATCACATATTGCTATGAGTTCCGTTGAAAGTATACAGCATGCTTTTCATATGCGATAACATGAACGTGCCATTGTTCGCTGCTTCAGGGGGCTCGAAGTAAATGCCACATTCTGCTCTGGTGGCATCATATTCTGGCATCGCTCACCGGCTTGTTTCGATTTCCGTTTCCTTTGCCGTCTTAAAACTCTGCACAACAGGAAACTACAAAGCACGTCTCATGTTGCTAGGGCCCAACAGTCCGAAGTGCATCGGTGTCTCATGTCGCAACTATTTTCGCCCAAGTGGGTTCGCCAAGACTTCTCGCCAAGATGCCCCGTccaaagaagctgctgacccaggccaaAGTGGGAGGAGCACGAATGTAAGATTGCCAAAGCCATAAAAACAATGCGCCTCTCGGTACCGCACGGGTCCCCCGGCTCGGCACACACTGACGTCTCGTGCTGCAACAATTTGtgcaatgctttgcattacaaGGACGTCAATTAAACTTGAGCCTGCCAAATTTTTTTATGGCTTTAGATGGTACCTTTCTTTAGttagtattctttttttcatttcttcccaaaacatatgaacgaggttttactgtatattgtGGTACGTGCAAACAAAAATTTGCTTCGCTATAATCGATTCCATGTCAGATCCTGCATTTCTATGAGAACACTCCATTAAATTAAAGCAACACCAACCAAATTTTAAACATACTTCTTTATATCCGATTACTTGTTATATCTGTGTTTGTTATATTGACGTTTGACTGTAATGGGTACAGCATGAAAAACACAATGATGACACAAGAATAAACACACTGAACTGAGAAGTAGTGCTCAACACCAGATCGTGGGTACGAGAAGCAACGGCCGATACACAGCCCTTGCTTTCAGTAAGGTAAGTTGTTGAAAGCAAGCATTCTACGTATATCTGTCATTCCTTCTTGAGTTTACGTCCGGGTGTTGCACAACACTTTATTCCAATTCAATATGACTGACCAAGAAGCCCACATCGCCCCCCCTTATATATAGGTAGACACCACAAAACCTGTGTCACATGACATGCCAAGATAAACTGTTAGCCACCAAAGAGAAGAAACATTAGAACTCTGAACATACGTGCACAAAGTCTCCGTTGGGGGACGTGGCAGTGGAATCGCTGGTGCTTGTTCCAATATCAAGATCACCAAAATCGATCTGTCGGGATATCAGTACTGTAAGCACACATCACCTAACCATGAATAAACAAAATTAAAAGGAAAAATAACTGAATGCAACGAGGCACTTAGTATGCAGTGAAACGAGCAGAGAGGATTACAGGGCAAAGAATTCGAAAAATCAGCATGTGCAATCAAAACAAATAATGCATCTGGCAGTTTTTCAACTGCCAGATGCATTACATGCCATGCTTTGTAAGTATGTTACTTCGTGGGAACACAGCATAGCAAATGACTAAGCAAATGTGTTGTTCTTTTACATATTACATGCCGTTCTTTCCCAACAGAATTTCAGTTGCGAGTCAGTGCCCGTattttgttcttcaccatcatttGTTCTTTTTTACGCTGTTTGTAGTCTTTCATAAACAAAAGTAGTACACACTAGTCAGCCACTACAAATTTCGCCTGTTTGTGTTCCATTgccaataaagaaaaataaaagtgacGCAATATATGTTTGttcaatttgcaaattgcaatatgtgcctcaAAGTAATAGGTAAGAACATAATTAGTGAAACTTTGTCAATTACCCAGTTATGCCTTTCAATTTATTGTGCTACTAATGTCTGTTTCTCTGAACAATCGAGTTCAAGGATTAAAATTgttctatctgccacaggcaattcttAAAAAGTCTGTGCAGTCTAAAATAAAATATGCACCTGGTGTAATGATAACTGTGGTCACAACAAGCAGCCACTGTAAGGTTACCTGGTCCTCGCTGTTGCCATTGTCAATGTCCACGGGCAGCACAGGCAGCGTCTCCTCGACCACTTCGGGTGGTTCGCCGTGCCGCCAGTGGTATGTTGTCACATTGCCGTGAGAGATAAGAAACTGCATGAGCGGCACCACCTTGTTGCTGCCATCAGCTTTGCTGCATAGAAGTACAACAGGTGTGGTTTACTTTTATAGCTCAATTCATAGCTGGCAGACCCAAAAAAAAcctgaggttttacatgccaaaactacaagCCAGTTATGAGGGCCACCACAGTAGGAgagtccagattaattttgaccacctggggttcttcaacattcACCTACACCTAGGCACATGGGcactttttgcattttgcccccatcgaaatgtggctacTGCAGCATaaacaaatgaatgaataaataaataaacaaatccgTCCATCTATCTGTCATCAGCATCATGACCACCCTCAGTGGCATATTTACTCCCACCGCAGAGCTAGAAAGCCTCTTCCAGTAACCTTCAGTTCCTCCTGTACCGCATGAACTGACTGAATCAGCCGAGCCCTTCCCACCTAATGTGCTTTGGGCTCAACATACTACATTTTCACACTTATTGCCGACACGGGAACTTTAGGAAGTTGAGGTACACAAAGTATACAAAATCTATTTTGTCTCCTAGCATGGGTTAGCATAAATTTGCATTTTCATATATACAACTCATAATGACTGGAACAACTTTCTCAGTGATATCATGTCAGTTGAACATTGTGCAATTCTATGCCAAGCTTAACTTCAATTTTTTCAATTGCGGCAACAGCACACGACCTCAAATCCTGCTCTTGATTGTATTTGTCGCAGAACTCCTCACTAATGGTACATTTGGCTAGTGAAATCGAGCACTCGGATCGCATTCGGCTGCTTGTTTCACAACACTGTGCTCAAGCTCAGGGCACTCGGAGACGCTCTCACCGTCAGCCTGGGAGAACGACCGAGATCCAGCTGAACTCTGATCACGTGGCTCCTGCAGCTTCCGTTGCCGACGTGACATTTGCTGTGCCGGCAAGAGTGACATCGCCTCAGCGCCTGTGCGCTTTGTCCGCTTACAAACAGAACAATGAACGTTTTTCCATGTTTTgcctccatctttctttttcttttttttttcctcttttggtCTGGCAAGCATCTGCACATTCAGCCCAGTCATGCTTTCTCTGGCTCCGACTGAGGGCAGGTTTGCATCGGTGCAATCCGAGACAGGGTGCAGTAGGGATCAGCCCACTGTGCCATTATCTTTTTTgtccattccttttttttttcagctttaggCAATCTTACCATACGGTCAGCACAAATATTGCTAGTACTGTGCAAATCTATAAGTATTAATTAGTTACTGCTGTACATGTGCAACCCACTCTCCTCTACAATGCCTATACTCTGCTTCACACACAGCAGGCAACATCACAAAAGCTGGAGGGACTTCTCACAGTGCTCGTATTCAAAACCAAAATACATAAAAGAATGACCCAGGCATGCATCACATTTTTCAATGTAACATTAAGCTTCTTACTTTTGATGTCCCAGGACTTGATATAATTATTACATGAACGACATTGTAGACCTGAGCCTATTTACCACCGAACATGCGGAGTGCTACATTCTCGAGGCAACTGTCCACAGTGCACCCCTCGTGCCCATAACCAAAACATTGCTGCATGCCACTGCATTTTGGTTCATGCGTTTCTATTTTGTGGCCTTGTTGATTGCGTGCTGAAATCTACAAGAAAATTAATACTGAAACCATAAAGACGCACAAAAAACATGTGATTTAATGTAACCTCACATCAACAAGGTGCAGTTGTAGTTATCCAGTCAAGTAGGTATTCTGCAGAAAGCGTCGCCAACCAAAACTCCACTGGGAAATGTGCTGCATGAAACTTTTGTGCCCGGATTACTTGCATAgcttctgctgctgctttgcCTACTAAGCATGAAATGGAGTGGAGGGAAAGAGCTTCAGGAtaggtgaaataaataaataccaaaaTTTTCCCCAGGGTTGACAGCGCCACACAAGGATAAACCTACCTTGATGGCACTGTGAAGCCAAGGAACAGCCTGTAGAGGTCGATGGCTGGCTGAGCTTTGTGCAGTTCCTTGACAGCACCTTCAAAGAGGCTCGGCAACTCGTCCAGTAGTGAGAGAAGCTCCTTCTTGACACACTCGCCCTACGAGAAACATTCATCCACCAGCTCAACAACACGTGAAACGGAAAATTGTCATTCACTAGACTAGCACGAAACTCCAAGCTGGGGttaggtggatgacaatttttctcaTTCCtaaaccttcctccaccttgcaaaGTTGTGCACAAATTATTTACAAGCTGAACAATGTGCACAAGATAGgttttttttaaaacaaagcttttttttgCTCTTCCCCACGCTTTGCATGGACGGTTGTCTGACCGAGCAGACAGTTAATCCACGAGACAGTGCAAGCAAAGCTTGTGGCTTGTTGGCCCAATCCTGATAACAGGTTCTAATGAGATTAGTAATGCAGGCCCATACTGGAGGCAATCACAGCAGCCATGTGCTTCTCAGCATTAAGCAAACAGAGCTAACCAATAATAGCGGGAAGCTATCACTTGACTATGGGAATCATCCTCCGATGCTTTCTGTTCAATTTTTTTCAGCTTAGAAAATTCGGCTGCTTTACACGCTTTACTACAGTTTATAGTGAAGTCaccggtcaaaaaaaaaaaaaaatctccactATATCAGTATCTATTACATAAATTATATTGCGCgccaaaaaacgacacggacgtgagggaagacgacacaccaagcgcaattccctcacgtccgtgtcgttttttgtcgcgcaatatcatttaagtaatagattaccaacttgcccgaaaTGCTGCTCTTATATCAGTATCTCCTGTAGTTCACCATCTTGCCTTTGTGCAGCTACGATAAATGGGTGATTTTCACTAAATAGAGTGCAAATTTGCTCTTCATTAAAACAGCGATTACACATCCTTGGCTCAGAACGCTTGAAATAATGTACTGTCTTGAGCCATGCCAACAGTCTATAATAATCATCCTCAGTCTCTTGCAAACTTATTGTGCCTCTAATCATGCCTGTGCATGACACAAAACGTGACTTGAGGCTTTCTATATTTATCACGACGTCCCAGTGTGATGTCATGCACTCCTGTGGCAGCAGGTGACACGAAGAGCTGAAATCACGGGCAACTCCTCCCAAAGGAAGGAAGGGGTTGCTGTCATTACACGTATGTACGCTGCCACTGTTTTTCAGGCACGCTGCGACAGGAAAACTAGGTGATCACACAGTGCATGTACAAATAATCCTATTTACTTTTAAAACAGTGTGCTGAAAGTACGGTTTCCATGGCCTAACTATACATGTAATTCCAGATATATAGTACATTAATTTGTTTTATCCATTTCTTCACTACAGCCATCTTCACTATAACAGGGCTCAGAAGGGTCTGGGGAGCCCTGGCTCAAGTCCTTGCAGTCTTTCTGCTGCAGCCACTGCCACATGTGAACTGGACAAGTTCAGTTATGGCAACCGGAATGTGCCTTCCTTGTCATTTGTTACACATAATGTTACAAATTAATTATCATTTTATCTGTGTCTGAATATCAAATGTTAATTCTTACATAGTCACAATACCACATGGCATTCTGGCCTTGCTTATCAAAAGCTTGGTTACATTGTAtgctggacccgccgtggttgctcagtgcctatgggggttgggctgctgagcaagaggtcgcgggatcggaggcaaaatgcaataacacccatgtacttagatttaggtgcacattaaagaaccccaggtgatcgaaatttccggagttttacactacggcatgcctcacaatcagaaggtggttttggcacgtaaaaccccataattctctTTTTTAACACTGTGTGCCGGGTGCAACTACAGCGTTGAAGAGCGGAATGTGCAGCAACAAGTGTGGAATGGTGGACATACAAGTGTGGAATGGTGAACTAGatgctcacagaaaaaaaaagacctgcAAGCACGACAGGAAAAACTTTCCACGAAGGAAAATTGGTGAAAGTTCGTCCAGTGAAATGCGTTCATCTAAAAAAGTACAATCTTTAAGATGGAAATAAATATTAAGAAAGAGAGGTATGCCAAATTTTAGGAAAGTAAAAACCAAACACTCTACCTCAGCTATTTTATAACATAGGTGCGCAGACAACAGGTAAACGCTGACTTCAACTATTAGCCCAACATTCAATGCCCACATACTGCTTACAAATaaatcaagaaataaaatacCAAATACGAAAAGTCAAGTAGTGCCAAGTATCATGCATGCTGTATTGCTCAGAAGTTGCAATCAGGCACAACAGCTTAGAGACCCCGGCATCATCGAACAATATTGTTTTCTTATGTAACAGCCATGCAATGTAGAATTGTGTTAATGCATTTCACTGGTCGAGCATAGAGTCACGTGCTGTGCCACTTGATTTGAAGCTGTATAGCTAGGCTGCAAAAGAAGAAATCTTTTTCGCAGCATCACTGGACTCTTGACTTCTGCTCCCAACTGTACATGACTGAGAACTGCATAGGCCGTTAGCATGTTGCATTTTGAGTATAGGAGACACAGTGAGCTACGTCCATGTGCTAGAGTCATTGTTTGGCTTTTAATTCACCAGAAGGCAGATCCAGTGCCCAGTACGTGAATAATCATACCAAATGGCAGTTTGCTACCAGCTTACATTGAGACCCATAAGCTTTCGTTACAACAAAGAAATTATGCATTGCTTTTCGTATAATGGACCATTAGAGTTTTAGCTGCAGCCCATATATATTAGCACAACTGGTTCcaagaaataaaagaactgaGTCACAGACACTAACACTGGCAATGACATCTTGCAACGCTACATTCAATAAAGAACATGCTGGAAATTTCTGTTGCACCACACTTCTGCAACAACAGGTCCACATAATTAGCTTTGGACAGACTGTTACACAAGCTTTCGACCTCAGCATTGTGGTTCTCAACTTAATACTGGTGCTAAAGTGCACCAGTAAAGCTCAAATGAGCACATTCAGGCCACAAGGAGCAAATGAAGAAGTGGTTACAATAAGCAGCAGTAATTGTGTTTTTCTGTACCTTGATGCCCAACTGCTTGCATTCTTGCTGGTACCTGTCCCTGAGGTCCTGGGCATGCTTGGCATAATCGGCCTCTTTCTTGACTGCTTCCTGGTTACAAAGACAAAGCACGAGTCAACACACAACGCTTATCACCTCTAAGCGTGTGCCATTCTTCTACTTTAGCTACCTTATGTGGCAATTACCTCTTGGATCTGTTGACATTTTGATATCTGCCGCTTCAGTGCTGGTACTTCGTAGTTGACTGTGCGTATAATCATCTGTGCAGCCTCCGCTGAACAAAGAATAAGCATGAAATCAGTCCTTTCCTGCTAATAACATTGCAGTTGTCAAAAAGCATTGAAGTAATGGTTAGAAATGACAGTTGTTACCAAGGTAAACATTGTCCTTTTCGTAAAGGCGAATAATTTCCTGCCAGTCCTTCATTCGCTGGGAGGAGTACCGGCCAAAGAGGTTCTTGGTGCTGGCCTCCGTGTCCTTCAAGATTTCCACTATCCTCTGGCAATGGAAGTAGTGTATGTCTGCACATGACACAAAACGTGACTTGAGGCTTTCTATATTTATCACGACGTCACATTTGATGTCACGTTCTCCAGCGGCAGCAGGTGAAGAGCAGCAATAATATGAGAAAGCTCACATGTCCCCGCGAGAAGGTTCATGATTTCTTCGACCTCTGGCATGTCCTGGATGGCGCCATTGATCTTCTCTCGTACGATGAGCGCTTTAGCTTGCCAGTCCTTGTTGCAGTGTCGTCTGCTTATCAACCAGtctgaaaaatatgcagaagtgAGGCCGCCTGCCAAAAGGCATATTCCATATAGCTCCTTCATTGTGACGGCACACATCATGCCATCGAACGCCAGTAAGATAGACAACAGCACTCCGTTGCTGCACTTGCTTTAAACAGGCCAGTCTATAATGTGCCCTGACTAAAGctacaaaaacaaataaaaatgtttgaacGAGCAGCAGCGCGATATTAGCGGGAACATCTAAGTACACTCCTTGACAGTGCCGCTTATGGCGGGGCAACACGACAGCAATTCATTGAATACTCAGGTCAATAAAACCTTTAACCGTCGCAACTTACCCAACAACTTGTTTGTTTGGATATCAATCGGAAGCAAGACCTCGTCCTGCGCGAAAAGTGAACAAATACTGAGGGGCCAGATAGTCCAGTAAGATGAAGCAACACACAATGCAAACTAGGAACATTTGCCGACTTCAGCATGAGCCATGCAAAAGCAGCTTAGGCGCGTCGTCATTACGATTCAAAAATGATGAGCACGCGATTCAGACGCCAACCAAAGGACACCAGCTAGCAGACTACAAAATATGAAGTAACAGTGATCTCCTTCACCAGAACGTAATCTCAGAAATATTGACTCATTAACCAAAACAATAACACAAATAGGAAAATTAAAAGCAATACCTGCATGGTGATGCGATTGTTTGACGTAAATAATCTGTAGCATATGACACGATTTCACTTTCCGCACGGCAACGAACACGCAAACACATCGGCCGTGAGCCACACAGTAGACTAGGCTTGATAGAAAGGCCTGAGAAAGAAGAGGGCGCTGTAAATCAGTCATAATAATTTTGCCCTTATACAATGGTTATACTTTAAAGCATTCAAATGCCAATCATGCCTCATTAGTTTATCCCTATTTTACatatatttcataaataaaaaatgaGCGAAACGAAAATTGAAATATTTGCTTTAGAACACGGTGAAAGAAGAGAGGTAATCCGACGGCGACGCGAGGCGCGGCCACTTTGTATTACTAGTATTACTGGAGTTGTGGCGTTACTAGAGTGTACCAGACTGCTTAAATCCTTAAACCACCGataatctagtaacgttgcctTAAACATCGTAAAGTAGcaacactctcctcctccaccttcactcctcctcatttctcctctctttcacgctccctttTCGACCGTGGCGCGCCttcaccgctcgagcgtagcagacgactTTTCGCAGAGAATGCACGCATAGCGAGGCGGTGCGCTTTAagcgttcgcgttggctttctagctcTGAGTAACTTCgagtacagcatagaatttctatacGGACGGTTATACAAATTCCGTGATGGTggcttttttttcctgttctgaTAATTACTTTTTAACAGTATCTGAACGAGCACTAACGCTGAGCCATAACGATTCCGAATGTATAGCATGCGCTACAATTAAGTACGCAGCATTTGTCAAGTGTgggtcgcaagatcttgttgccaATGGTTGTAGATAACACATTTACGATCGAATGCCAACGTCCTGacctccagcaagccctcagtagcctaaataatccgcgccgtctttaccatgtgaattcgcggtgCGTATCAGTTATGACGCACAAAGGCCGACAGAGGGCACGAAGTATCGCTTCGCTGAAGGTCCGAAAaaagtattacaagctacagagCCGCCAACGTGCGCGCTTTCCAAGCTTCCAAGCACGTGCAaaggctcagaggtgggcgctggtgctattgtGTTTCTCGTGCCTCAAAGTCAACAGAAATacgcgcggccgatcatcgagtcgggattgtgcgtatata
Coding sequences within it:
- the LOC126529966 gene encoding CDK5 regulatory subunit-associated protein 3 isoform X2 yields the protein MQDEVLLPIDIQTNKLLDWLISRRHCNKDWQAKALIVREKINGAIQDMPEVEEIMNLLAGTYIHYFHCQRIVEILKDTEASTKNLFGRYSSQRMKDWQEIIRLYEKDNVYLAEAAQMIIRTVNYEVPALKRQISKCQQIQEEAVKKEADYAKHAQDLRDRYQQECKQLGIKGECVKKELLSLLDELPSLFEGAVKELHKAQPAIDLYRLFLGFTVPSSKADGSNKVVPLMQFLISHGNVTTYHWRHGEPPEVVEETLPVLPVDIDNGNSEDQIDFGDLDIGTSTSDSTATSPNGDFVHVGFGDGEEAIEVAGGDAISWDISVEADGTAGDGTAEKILEEQSSHTGAKVARGADALSLLHNPETRTQFFNEIEELECFLAQWLSEMQLDGDALSASVLQQAPAEVQLQTRESVLAHLATVRSCLSSLTTVRMQHLYQLHSSPKYVDRLVETLQQKLYLADKNLQSREAVATRRQEALEEQQQLQPKLDLILAKIRQLQKQVQDDISKRYKGRPVNIMGGINVM
- the LOC126529966 gene encoding CDK5 regulatory subunit-associated protein 3 isoform X1 encodes the protein MLQIIYVKQSHHHADWLISRRHCNKDWQAKALIVREKINGAIQDMPEVEEIMNLLAGTYIHYFHCQRIVEILKDTEASTKNLFGRYSSQRMKDWQEIIRLYEKDNVYLAEAAQMIIRTVNYEVPALKRQISKCQQIQEEAVKKEADYAKHAQDLRDRYQQECKQLGIKGECVKKELLSLLDELPSLFEGAVKELHKAQPAIDLYRLFLGFTVPSSKADGSNKVVPLMQFLISHGNVTTYHWRHGEPPEVVEETLPVLPVDIDNGNSEDQIDFGDLDIGTSTSDSTATSPNGDFVHVGFGDGEEAIEVAGGDAISWDISVEADGTAGDGTAEKILEEQSSHTGAKVARGADALSLLHNPETRTQFFNEIEELECFLAQWLSEMQLDGDALSASVLQQAPAEVQLQTRESVLAHLATVRSCLSSLTTVRMQHLYQLHSSPKYVDRLVETLQQKLYLADKNLQSREAVATRRQEALEEQQQLQPKLDLILAKIRQLQKQVQDDISKRYKGRPVNIMGGINVM